A portion of the Panthera tigris isolate Pti1 chromosome E1, P.tigris_Pti1_mat1.1, whole genome shotgun sequence genome contains these proteins:
- the SUMO2 gene encoding small ubiquitin-related modifier 2 isoform X2: MADEKPKEGVKTENNDHINLKVAGQDGSVVQFKIKRHTPLSKLMKAYCERQGLSMRQIRFRFDGQPINETDTPAQLEMEDEDTIDVFQQQTGGVY; this comes from the exons ATGGCCGACGAAAAGCCCAAG gAAGGAGTCAAGACTGAGAACAACGATCATATTAATTTGAAGGTGGCGGGGCAGGATGGTTCTGTGGTGCAGTTTAAGATTAAGAGGCATACACCACTTAGTAAACTAATGAAAGCCTATTGTGAACGACAG GGTTTGTCAATGAGGCAGATCAGATTCCGATTTGATGGGCAGCCAATCAATGAAACAGACACACCTGCACag TTGGAAATGGAGGATGAAGATACAATTGATGTGTTCCAGCAGCAGACAGGAGGTGTCTACTAA
- the SUMO2 gene encoding small ubiquitin-related modifier 2 isoform X1, whose amino-acid sequence MRFREVGRQMCEQKDLEGVKTENNDHINLKVAGQDGSVVQFKIKRHTPLSKLMKAYCERQGLSMRQIRFRFDGQPINETDTPAQLEMEDEDTIDVFQQQTGGVY is encoded by the exons ATGCGGTTTCGAGAAGTTGGGAGGCAGATGTGCGAGCAGAAAGACTTG gAAGGAGTCAAGACTGAGAACAACGATCATATTAATTTGAAGGTGGCGGGGCAGGATGGTTCTGTGGTGCAGTTTAAGATTAAGAGGCATACACCACTTAGTAAACTAATGAAAGCCTATTGTGAACGACAG GGTTTGTCAATGAGGCAGATCAGATTCCGATTTGATGGGCAGCCAATCAATGAAACAGACACACCTGCACag TTGGAAATGGAGGATGAAGATACAATTGATGTGTTCCAGCAGCAGACAGGAGGTGTCTACTAA